The following DNA comes from Porphyromonadaceae bacterium W3.11.
CGTAGAGCAGCGGTTGACCTTAATATACCAGTCATCACGAATGCTAGACTAGCATCAGCCTTCATCACAGCGTTCAGCAATATCTCACTTGATGATATTAGTATCAAGAGCTGGAGTGATTATAGTAGTCACGAGTAATGTGTGCCAATCCATTTGGATTGAGCCTTAAAGTAAATAAGAGGAGAGTGAGTACTGGTACTCACTCTCCTCAATATTTATAGTCAATCCCCCTTATTCTAAAGCGATTCACACCTATAAGAGGAAAAGAACGTTACTTGCTATAGAAATCTTTAGGACTATCTACCATTTTCGGAATCCGATTCATATCTCTGTAGTTTATATCTATCTGCAACTTTTTCCTACCAAAAATGTAGTCCTGTATGAACTGATATATCTCAGGCAAAAAGTCCACCATTGGGTACTCTGCTACCTCGTGCCCATTGTCCACCATTGGGTACTCTGCTACCTCGTGCCCATTGTCCACCATTGAATAAAATAGATAGGGATAGTTACTTGTCTTGAATTGCTTTGCTACAGATTTGGAGCCAAACATCCCAACTCTGAAAAATCTAATGCTATTATATGGGACCAACTTATCCTTATCACCATGGAACATAAGGGTTGGAGCTGGAGCCATCTCATACTTGAGTGCCCCCTGAGTACTATATATACTACCAGAGAAGGAAATTACTCCTGCGTATTTAAAATCAGAAGGAAGTATTTTAGCGGATTCAAATCCATTACACATCTCATAGTCAGCTTGCAGGACAGTAATAGCACCAGCACTCGAACCACTAATAATGATTTGGTCACTATCAATATTCATTTCATTAGCATTTTCAAGAATGTACTTGGTCGCTCTATATAGATCCTCTACAGCCCACTCAATGGATTTTATCATCGGCTTTTGATTGAAAATAGAAGGAGCTTTCTCTCCTTTCATACCCAAGCGATAATCTATTGAGGCCACCACAAAACCTTTATCTACAAAATAATTAAAGAAATCCTGATACTTTTCAGCGTCCCTACGTCCATCTTTGAACCCACCACCGAATACGAATATTATACAGGGCTGCTTTTCAGCTGACGAAGTTGAATAGATATCCATCTTCATAACGTCTGATGCACCATGGGTTGCATACACATAGGTCTGCTTATTCTGTTCCCCTGCATAGCTAAGCAAAGGGAGCAAGCATAGCACTACGAACAATACTCTCTTATACAATTTCATATACGCTCCAATATTTCATTCAAGATACAGGTAGTCTTTTACTAATTAAGATCTTCTTATTATAAAACAAAATATTTATAACAAAAGTAGTTATCTAAAAATACAACACCAGTTATAGAATAACAGAAAATCATATCATTTATAGCTTTCCTAAGCAAGAGTAAAACGCACTATCTCATGTTATGTTTATAGGACTGCTTGATTAAGCTTAATATATAATCAATATCCTCATCATTGTCTACTTTAATTTCATAATCACCATTACCCCAGTGTCCTGTACTAGAAACATCTCGAGCAATACCCTTAGGATCGTCTAGCTTGCTATGAGAAATATTCACCCACATCTTCAGAGCATTTTTCTGAATATGAATATCTACTACATTTTTGTCTGCTACAAAAGCGATATATAACTTTTTGGGCTTAACTTCTAGATCCCCAATAGTCAATATTTGGGTCCTAAAAGTCTCATATAACTCCTTCGTTTTTTCAGAAGCTCTTACTAAATGGTCTTCTTCAGTATAAGTTCTGATTTCTTCATTAACTTTTTCTATATCTTTATTTTCTCTACTTATGGTTTTAATGCTTTCGCTAGCACCCGACGTCTTGATGCGATTGTATATAATCATATCATTTGAATATCTTTTCACTTCAAAAAGCTCTATCGGAAGGTCCTTAAAATTAATAGCTTCTTTTTGATAAGTTGTAAAGGATGGAGAAATAAAGATCACTCTTGATTGTGACCAATCGACATCATCACGCTTAAGTACTTCAGCTGAGTTCTCATTGTATTCAAGAATAAAATCAGCTTTATTATTAAGCATTAATGAAAGATAAGCATATCCTTGATCTATAACACTAAAGTTTTTATCCCTTTTGTATTCAATAATAACGAATGATTTACTATTATGATCATAAGCCAAAGTATCAAGTCTAAAGTTATTTAAGCTAAACTCCGACTTGACAAAATCAAGTCCAAAAAGCAAGTCTAAATTTAATTCAGTTAAGTTTTGAATCTCCTTTTCAAGCTTAAACGGAGATTCCTTAATGCTTACTAGTTTATTACCACTTTGATCAATTTTATAGAGTGCCATTAAGTATGATTTTTCGATTTTATTATTAATAATAGAGCAAATATATAAAATATAAATCTATCTACTCTTCCTTACCACTTATTAGAAACTAAAACAACCCCTGCTGGAATTAAAATCGTATGTGTATTGTATTAGGAATCAAAATCATCTAGCTTTTTAGTAAGATAATACACGTTTTTCTTAATAAATTCTTAGTGACGGTTAAGTATAGTACAATCTAGCAAAGTAAAAGCAAGAATAGAGGACGAAATACAGGCACTAGAAATAGCGATTTTTTTCCATTGGAAATAATTACTTTTTATACCCTCGTAACCTCAATAAGCAGACTTAAATGTACGTATCGTAATAGATAAGCATATAAAATTCAACCGAAATGATATTTATTGTGAGTTTAAAATATTATATTTGTCTATATAGAAGTTATCACTGATTAAATATTTTGATTATGAATAATACTAAGAAAGTACTCTGGACCATAGGGATTATCCTAGCTGTAATTATTATCGCCTATCTTATAAAGGGTGTTGTGTGGATTTCAAGCATGGCTGTAAAGATAATATGGATATCAGCACTCGTTATCATAGGGCTGATAGCTTTGTACGGTATATGGAAGAGCAAGAAAGACTGATTCAGTATTGATAATCCAGATGTTATAGTAGATGTTCGAAATACGTACAATTATATGCGTTTTTAATAACTGCAACATATCATAAAAATATTTTGCCATAATTATTTTTCTCAGCATATATAATAGATGTATTATCTTGATTACTATTAATCTATCATTATCAATCATTTTATCTACCGTTAATTATACAGACTTTTATAGCTGTTTTAAATCAGGAAAGTCTGATTTAAGACAGCTATGAAACTATATATAGGTTCCCAGAAGTCACTTTAATTTACCTCAATAATAATTAGGTCGTAATATTATTATCATAACTTTGAAAACAAAAAATTCTTAAGTACAACATTTCATAAATAAAAATGAAAGTAAAGGCAGTCATAGCTAGTGATCTACACCTGATGTCAAATGAACTGGTAATAGAAAATGGATCATCTTTCCAAAAAGTTCTTGATGCAGATCGTAAGCTTTTGGTAGAAAGTGAAGTTATCCTTGACCATTTTCTTAACGAAGTAAGGTCAATCAAGCCTGACCTCCTCTTACTGCCAGGAGATCTATCCAAAGATGGTGAAAGAATCAATCATATCCTCTTAAGCAAAAAACTTGACCAACTAAGAGAAGATGTGGGAACCCTCTCATTTGTTGTACCTGGAAATCACGACATCAATAATCCCCACTCTAGGTATTATGTTGGAGATCATTATACCACTGCCGAACGAACATCTCCTGATGAATTCAAGAAGATCTATGCCCATCATGGCTACGCTGGCACTAACCTAATAGAACAAGGACCAGACCTATGCTATGTATCAGAACCATTCAATGGTATTTGGATACTGGGTATTGATTCGTGCATATATGACAATAACCTTGAAGAAAATTACCCTCACACGGGTGGTGCTATTAGTGAGGAGAGACTAAAGTGGATTGAAAAGATAATGAAGCGAGCGATATCTGAGGGAAAACAGGTATTGACTATGATGCACCACGGAATCCTAGAGCACTTTCCAATGCAGTCATACTTGGCTCGAGAGTATCTAGTAGATAACTGGCCACTTACTGCACATCGCCTCTCCAATGCTGGTATAAAAACAATTTTCACAGGTCACTTTCATGCTCAGGATATAGTATCGCTCAGATTTTCTAAAGGACTACTATATGATATTGAGACTGGATCTATCGTCACCTACCCATGTCCATATAGAGTCATAGAGGTCTATGACGATCGGTTAGAAATCAAAAGTAATATGATTCAGCTACAAGGCCCTATCACTAATGGCATGACCTTAGAGGAATTTTCCTACAATCATATTCGTGATGGAATACCTGGGTTGGCAAACTTTTTAATTGGCTACATTCAAAAACGCTATCCTGGAAATCTGAATGATACGCAAGCCATGATGATAAAAGAATTAGTACCTCAGTTTACTCCTCTTATAATGGATATTTACGCGGGACATCTCTCTGGTGACGAGACTGGACTTACTTATAGTGAAGATAACTCAGAAAATTCGGAGAGTACCCCATCTAGCGGAGATCTCATGATACAGCTAAAGCAATTAATTGATATGACAGCTCCCAAATACTCCCCATTACTATCTACTATTGAAGGAGCGTTGCATAGTAGCAGCTTACCTGACAATGATCTAGTAATATGGCTTGATTAAGTCACAAACAGATATCTAATACAGAAAAAAGATACCGATAAATCTTCATGACTTATCGGTATCTTTTTTTCAAAACTATAGATTATCTTGCTTGAATTAACTCAGGCTCTTTGATAACCAGTTTGGATGAATTATCGTCATTATCAATGTCTATATGATATGAGTGACCTTCAGTAATATCACCATCTAACAACCCTTGGGTTATTAGCTCCTCAACGTAAGTAGCAATAGCACGCTTTAGAGGACGAGCACCATACTTAGGATCGAAGCCTTTCTTAGCCAAGAATTCCATAGCCCTATCGGAGTATGTCACATTAAGCTTCAGCTCTTTCAACCTTATATCAAGCTCCTTTAGCTCAATAGCTACGATTTTTCGGATAGCTGCAATAGAGAGAGCATTAAATGTGACTATCTTATCAATACGATTAAGGAACTCAGGAGCAAAGGTCTTCTTCAGCATCTTCTGTATTACCTCCTCTGACAACTTAGAGACATCTTCAGTCTTAGAATCCCGGAACCCAATACCCGTTCCAAACTCATTCAACTGCCTAGTCCCCACATTAGAGGTCATAATGATGATAGTATTCTTAAAGTTTACCTTGCCACCATTACTATCCGTAAGGACACCATCGTCTAATAGCTGCAAAAGAAGGTTATGAACATCTGCATGAGCCTTCTCTATCTCGTCAAATAGAATAACAGAGTAAGGTCTTCTCTTTACCTTCTTTGTCAGCTCGCCACCTTCATCATATCCAACATATCCAGGAGGAGCTCCAACCAATCGAGAGACAGTATGCTTCTCCATAAATTCACTCATATCAATTCGGATCATAGCATCTTCGCTACCAAATAGTTCTTTGGCCAATTTCTTAGACAAATGTGTCTTACCTACACCAGAAGAACCCAAGAATAGGAATGTCCCGATAGGCTTAGATGGATCCCTTAAGCCCACTTTATTCCTCTGAATCGCACTTGCTACCGCCTCTACGACATGATCCTGTCCAATCACTTTTTCTCTAAGTCTATCCCCTAGTTTCGAAAGTGTTTCTAGGTCATCTTTGGTAAAAGACTCAATAGGAACCCCGCTAGATAATGAGACTACTCTCTCTACATCCTCAACTGTCACAATGACATCCTCAGTCATAGATTCACCACTCTCCAGAGCCTCTTTGTATTCTTCTAGCTTCTGGATGCTAGCTTTCTCTTCATCTCTATACTTTGAGGCCATTTCATAATCCCCCTCCTGAACAGCCTTAAGTTTCAATGCTCGCATCTCTTCAATCTCTGCGTCAAACTGAGAGAAGTCAACAGGCTTCTGACCTTTCATAAAAGCATATGCTCCAGCCTCATCAAGAGCATCAATCGCTTTGTCAGGGAAAAAGCGGTCTGTAACATATTGATCCGATAGCTTCACTGCAGCCTCGAGAGCTTCCTCCGAGTACTTCACATGATGATGCTCCTCATATCGAGGGCGGAGCTTCTTAAGGATAGCCAACGTCTCCTTATTATCCGGAGCTGGCACCACTATTTTCTGAAAACGGCGATCCATCGCCCCATCTTTCTCAATAGTTTTACGATACTCCTCTAGTGTGGTAGCTCCAATGCAGCGTATCTCACCTCTAGAAAGTGCAGGCTTGAGAATATTGGCAGCATCTAACCCACCCTGAGTATTCCCACTACCTATGATAGTGTGTATCTCATCAATATAAAGGATAATATCTGGATGACTCTTCAGCTCCTGAATCATACCCTTCATTCTTTCCTCAAACTGTCCACGATACATCGAACCAGCCACAATACTCCCAAGATCCACCTCCACAATCCTCTTATTGAGCAAAAAGATGGGGACCTCATTGCGTACTATTCGCTGGGCTAAGGCTTCTACAATTGCAGTTTTCCCTACCCCCGGCTCACCCAGTAAGAGAGGATTATTTTTCTTTTTTCTAGATAATATCTGGGCTATTCGCTGAAGTTCATCTTCGCGACCATAGATAGGATCTAGCTTATCCTCCTTAGCTTGTTCATTAAGCCATGTGCCAAACTTGTCCAGCGTAGGCGTATCACTTTTCTTCTTGGCACTTCGCTTTGCAGAAGAACTATCACTACTGGTTGAGTTAGAGCTATTCATTAATTCTCCATACTCATCCTTCCCCTTATCTTCATCGTCCTTAAAGGGATTCTCTGTAACAAATTGAATATCTGATTGATTTGTCTGATCTCTATTATTATATAAAATATCTTTATCTTTCTTTTCTAACATATTTCCTCGCTTCATAATTATTTATCTTTGATAAAGCCTTTATGTTTCATTAGCTCCACTATGATATTAACAGCATAATCTGTGCCAATGTCACTTAGTCTCAAACAAAGATCATAATTACAAGCCTCTCCCCAATTTCTTGATGTATAGAATGTATAATATTCCCTTCTCTTCTTATCCGCTTTTTCAATCTCAGATATAGCCTCATCTTCTGACTCTAGAGATAATCTTTCCATAACGTTTTTGACCCTACTTTCAAGCGTATCAGCCACGAAAATAGACAATAGTTGCGGATGATCTCGTAAGACATAATCTGCACATCTACCGACGAAAATTGCAGACTCTTGCTCAGCTAAACGCTCTATAGTCTCCGCCTGCATTGTAAAAAGGTGCTCGTTGGACAAGTAATTATTAGTATATATGAAGAATGAATTAGGGATGCCTAATCCCGCACCATATACTATAGGCATATTAAATTTATTTTCCTCATCAGCTTTCTCAAAGAGTGCTTTTCTGATATTAGCGTCTTCGGCAGCTTTGTCCAAAATATTTTTCTCATACACTTTTATCCCCAATCTCTCTTGAAGTGACATCGCGAGTTTCAAGCCACCACTACCAAAAGAACGACCTATACAAAGTGCAAAATGATTGTGTTTATTCTCAGCCATATCTTTTCCTTTATCGTATCAAAAAGACTCGTTCTTAGTAGATTTCTCTACCAAAAATTTTTCTTGCTTCTTCCTCTAACCCCTCTCTAAAATTAGGGTGTGCTACGCTGATCAGTTGCTTTGCTCTTTCAGCTTCTGTATTCCCAAGAAGCTTTGCCACCCCATACTCAGTAACGATATAATCTACATCATTCCTCATCGTTGTAACCACATTCCCCTTTGATAGGAGTGACTGAATACGAGACACAGTACCTCCCTTAGCGGTTGATTGTGTAGCGATAATACTTTTGCCCCCTTTTGATAACCTTACACCTCTAACGTAGTCAAATTGACCTCCTGATCCGCTAAACAACTTGCCACCAATCTTTTCACTACAGACTTGACCAAAGAGGTCTATCTCTACACATGAATTGATGGAAATCATATTGGGGTTCTGACCTATGACGTATGGGTTATTGACATAATCCACAGGATATTGCTCAAATTCATCATTGTCATCAAGCCAGTCATATAAGGCCTTATCACCAATAGTAAAGGATGCTACCATTTTATTTGGATGTACAGCCTTGTACTTACCCGTAATAGCTCCACTCTTATAGAGATCTAGGACGCCAGGAGTTAGCAATTCTGTATGGACACCAAGATCCTTCCTACCAGACAGACGACTAAGTACGGCATCAGGTAATGCACCGATACCTATTTGCAAGCAGGCTCTATCCGGAATCAAATCAGCACAATATGCAGCAATCTTTTGATCTAAATCACTAGGCTCGACCTTAGGTAAAGTGTATGCTGGAGTACTATCCTCAACAATGACATCAATTTCATCCTCTAACAAAAAGTTATCTCCACCTATATATGGTAATGTTGGATTAACTATGGCCATCACCTTTTTTGCAGATCTAGCGGCGGGCAAGGTGTAATCAGTCGACAAGCTACAACTATATCGCCCCTGAGCATCTGGAGGCGTTACCTGGACCACGGCCCAGTCAGGAGCTACC
Coding sequences within:
- a CDS encoding alpha/beta hydrolase, which produces MKLYKRVLFVVLCLLPLLSYAGEQNKQTYVYATHGASDVMKMDIYSTSSAEKQPCIIFVFGGGFKDGRRDAEKYQDFFNYFVDKGFVVASIDYRLGMKGEKAPSIFNQKPMIKSIEWAVEDLYRATKYILENANEMNIDSDQIIISGSSAGAITVLQADYEMCNGFESAKILPSDFKYAGVISFSGSIYSTQGALKYEMAPAPTLMFHGDKDKLVPYNSIRFFRVGMFGSKSVAKQFKTSNYPYLFYSMVDNGHEVAEYPMVDNGHEVAEYPMVDFLPEIYQFIQDYIFGRKKLQIDINYRDMNRIPKMVDSPKDFYSK
- a CDS encoding DUF5655 domain-containing protein, with the translated sequence MALYKIDQSGNKLVSIKESPFKLEKEIQNLTELNLDLLFGLDFVKSEFSLNNFRLDTLAYDHNSKSFVIIEYKRDKNFSVIDQGYAYLSLMLNNKADFILEYNENSAEVLKRDDVDWSQSRVIFISPSFTTYQKEAINFKDLPIELFEVKRYSNDMIIYNRIKTSGASESIKTISRENKDIEKVNEEIRTYTEEDHLVRASEKTKELYETFRTQILTIGDLEVKPKKLYIAFVADKNVVDIHIQKNALKMWVNISHSKLDDPKGIARDVSSTGHWGNGDYEIKVDNDEDIDYILSLIKQSYKHNMR
- a CDS encoding metallophosphoesterase, producing the protein MKVKAVIASDLHLMSNELVIENGSSFQKVLDADRKLLVESEVILDHFLNEVRSIKPDLLLLPGDLSKDGERINHILLSKKLDQLREDVGTLSFVVPGNHDINNPHSRYYVGDHYTTAERTSPDEFKKIYAHHGYAGTNLIEQGPDLCYVSEPFNGIWILGIDSCIYDNNLEENYPHTGGAISEERLKWIEKIMKRAISEGKQVLTMMHHGILEHFPMQSYLAREYLVDNWPLTAHRLSNAGIKTIFTGHFHAQDIVSLRFSKGLLYDIETGSIVTYPCPYRVIEVYDDRLEIKSNMIQLQGPITNGMTLEEFSYNHIRDGIPGLANFLIGYIQKRYPGNLNDTQAMMIKELVPQFTPLIMDIYAGHLSGDETGLTYSEDNSENSESTPSSGDLMIQLKQLIDMTAPKYSPLLSTIEGALHSSSLPDNDLVIWLD
- a CDS encoding ATP-dependent Clp protease ATP-binding subunit, encoding MKRGNMLEKKDKDILYNNRDQTNQSDIQFVTENPFKDDEDKGKDEYGELMNSSNSTSSDSSSAKRSAKKKSDTPTLDKFGTWLNEQAKEDKLDPIYGREDELQRIAQILSRKKKNNPLLLGEPGVGKTAIVEALAQRIVRNEVPIFLLNKRIVEVDLGSIVAGSMYRGQFEERMKGMIQELKSHPDIILYIDEIHTIIGSGNTQGGLDAANILKPALSRGEIRCIGATTLEEYRKTIEKDGAMDRRFQKIVVPAPDNKETLAILKKLRPRYEEHHHVKYSEEALEAAVKLSDQYVTDRFFPDKAIDALDEAGAYAFMKGQKPVDFSQFDAEIEEMRALKLKAVQEGDYEMASKYRDEEKASIQKLEEYKEALESGESMTEDVIVTVEDVERVVSLSSGVPIESFTKDDLETLSKLGDRLREKVIGQDHVVEAVASAIQRNKVGLRDPSKPIGTFLFLGSSGVGKTHLSKKLAKELFGSEDAMIRIDMSEFMEKHTVSRLVGAPPGYVGYDEGGELTKKVKRRPYSVILFDEIEKAHADVHNLLLQLLDDGVLTDSNGGKVNFKNTIIIMTSNVGTRQLNEFGTGIGFRDSKTEDVSKLSEEVIQKMLKKTFAPEFLNRIDKIVTFNALSIAAIRKIVAIELKELDIRLKELKLNVTYSDRAMEFLAKKGFDPKYGARPLKRAIATYVEELITQGLLDGDITEGHSYHIDIDNDDNSSKLVIKEPELIQAR
- a CDS encoding cytidylate kinase-like family protein, with the translated sequence MAENKHNHFALCIGRSFGSGGLKLAMSLQERLGIKVYEKNILDKAAEDANIRKALFEKADEENKFNMPIVYGAGLGIPNSFFIYTNNYLSNEHLFTMQAETIERLAEQESAIFVGRCADYVLRDHPQLLSIFVADTLESRVKNVMERLSLESEDEAISEIEKADKKRREYYTFYTSRNWGEACNYDLCLRLSDIGTDYAVNIIVELMKHKGFIKDK
- a CDS encoding acetyl-CoA hydrolase/transferase C-terminal domain-containing protein, encoding MVSNKIKSLEAAVSLIQDNEVIVLGHGSVSPGCVVEELVRQSDRFRNLSIFHLIFMGKPLHMAPEMKDHFRVISPFMSGKEMRAAMNEGRADFIPCHFSRVPELFEKGNSVAPDWAVVQVTPPDAQGRYSCSLSTDYTLPAARSAKKVMAIVNPTLPYIGGDNFLLEDEIDVIVEDSTPAYTLPKVEPSDLDQKIAAYCADLIPDRACLQIGIGALPDAVLSRLSGRKDLGVHTELLTPGVLDLYKSGAITGKYKAVHPNKMVASFTIGDKALYDWLDDNDEFEQYPVDYVNNPYVIGQNPNMISINSCVEIDLFGQVCSEKIGGKLFSGSGGQFDYVRGVRLSKGGKSIIATQSTAKGGTVSRIQSLLSKGNVVTTMRNDVDYIVTEYGVAKLLGNTEAERAKQLISVAHPNFREGLEEEARKIFGREIY